The Glycine max cultivar Williams 82 chromosome 12, Glycine_max_v4.0, whole genome shotgun sequence genome window below encodes:
- the LOC102661321 gene encoding dirigent protein 2, translating to MAPSFSSATKLFSFSLLLLTTTMVYEANSQLPLQTTLVFYLQDIATGPNATVSPITGLTGRDWTYEQFGTIFAVDDPVMMSPSPVSAQVGRAQGLLVVSAHDGANVNAVLSIVFTNLQYSGSSIEIQGISRQRESYKELSVVSGTGRFRFAKGYAAFETVFYDPGTAHSVIRLTINLRQS from the coding sequence ATGGCACCATCATTTTCATCAGCAACCAAGCTCTTCTCCTTCTCATTGCTTTTGCTAACCACAACAATGGTTTATGAAGCCAATTCTCAATTACCTCTGCAAACGACGTTGGTGTTCTACCTCCAAGACATAGCAACAGGACCCAACGCAACAGTTTCCCCAATCACCGGCCTCACCGGAAGGGATTGGACCTACGAACAATTCGGAACAATATTCGCAGTGGACGACCCCGTGATGATGAGCCCAAGCCCGGTCTCAGCTCAAGTGGGCCGGGCCCAGGGCCTGCTGGTAGTGTCAGCCCACGACGGCGCTAACGTGAACGCGGTGCTTTCGATTGTGTTCACGAACTTGCAGTACAGTGGGAGCAGCATTGAGATTCAAGGCATTAGTCGTCAGCGTGAGAGTTATAAAGAGCTTTCCGTTGTGTCTGGGACTGGTAGGTTTCGCTTTGCTAAGGGCTATGCTGCGTTTGAAACTGTGTTTTATGATCCGGGAACTGCACACTCGGTCATTCGCTTGACTATAAATTTGAGACAATCTTGA
- the LOC121173202 gene encoding leucine-rich repeat extensin-like protein 3: protein MHACLRFTSTSSANTNTTAPTPTPTPMPIPNPPPPPRPPPPPTPPPKPAPPPLPTPPPAPKPPPPPPPPPPPPPPPPPPIPTPPPAPNPPPWPQPPPKPPPAPKPPPYPEPPPSPTPPPPPPPPMPPPAPKRQNLHLDPPRHQHHLLRRRQSHHHATQPTPTASKWTIIAKNSDHTQLKNNAHYNNTHGNPFPMETSSDTHNCRNNTNTHTLSTCCCCSCIAE from the coding sequence atgcatgcatgcttaAGGTTTACCTCCACCTCCTCCGCCAACACCAACACAACAGCTCCAACACCAACTCCTACCCCAATGCCAATTCCAAATCCTCCACCTCCACCACGACCTCCGCCACCGCCAACACCTCCACCTAAACCTGCCCCACCTCCACTTCCTACACCACCACCTGCACCAAAGCCtccacctcctcctccaccaccaccaccaccacctcctcccCCTCCTCCTCCTATTCCTACACCACCTCCAGCACCAAATCCTCCTCCATGGCCTCAACCTCCACCCAAACCACCACCTGCTCCAAAGCCTCCACCATATCCTGAGCCACCACCCAGTCcaactcctcctcctcctcctccaccaccaatGCCTCCTCCAGCTCCAAAACGGCAAAACCTCCACCTTGACCCGCCCCGCCACCAACACCACCTCCTCCGCCGCCGCCAAAGCCACCACCACGCGACCCAACCCACCCCTACAGCCTCCAAATGGACAATTATCGCCAAAAACAGTGATCACACTCAACTGAAGAACAATGCACATTACAACAACACTCACGGAAACCCATTTCCGATGGAAACTAGTAGTGACACCCATAATTGCCGAAACAATACAAATACACACACTTTATCCACTTGCTGTTGCTGCTCTTGCATTGCAGAATGA